The Streptomyces sp. Je 1-332 genome has a window encoding:
- a CDS encoding protein kinase: MAQTQRAQGPSDPEASGGGMSDAPELWGNGGLVGDGRYRLTRRLGRGGMAEVFAAEDVRLGRTVAVKLLRSDLAEDPVSKARFTREAQSVAGLNHHAVVAVYDSGEDVVGPNVVPYIVMEIVEGRTIRDLLLNAEAPGPEQALIIVSGVLEALAYSHQHGIVHRDIKPANVIITNTGAVKVMDFGIARALHGAQSTMTQTGMVMGTPQYLSPEQALGKAVDHRSDLYATGCLLYELLALRPPFTGETPLSVVYQHVQDIPVPPSETSDAAPPELDGLVMRSLAKDPDDRFQTAEEMRGLVQYGLQMLHEQGSHTGTWNTGPVDVAGMHEGGNTPAMGVAGTAAMQHPGDSGTAQIPGAMLRPPGGDDGGFDGSHRDGNGRGGRGKVWILAVLAVIAIAVGVAYALTAGDGKTKDKDTPTKAPTKQSETKKPSKSPEEDTSEDETLPGDGSGGQGSYTPEQPNTTGPTTPTTPTQSEPTDDPTEPTDEPTEPTDDPTTPTDDPTPTDGGDESPVTGGPEGGANTGAEG, encoded by the coding sequence ATGGCACAGACGCAGCGCGCTCAGGGCCCGTCCGACCCCGAGGCGAGTGGCGGCGGTATGTCAGACGCGCCGGAGTTGTGGGGTAACGGCGGCCTTGTGGGAGATGGCCGGTATCGGCTGACCCGCAGACTCGGCCGGGGCGGCATGGCCGAGGTGTTCGCGGCCGAGGACGTACGTCTGGGGCGCACGGTCGCCGTCAAGCTGCTCCGCTCCGACCTCGCGGAGGACCCGGTATCCAAAGCCCGCTTCACACGCGAGGCCCAGTCGGTGGCGGGGCTCAACCACCACGCGGTGGTGGCGGTCTACGACTCCGGTGAGGATGTCGTCGGGCCGAACGTCGTCCCGTACATCGTCATGGAGATCGTCGAGGGACGGACGATCCGCGATCTGCTGCTCAACGCGGAGGCGCCGGGTCCCGAGCAGGCCCTGATCATCGTCTCCGGGGTGCTCGAGGCGCTCGCGTACTCGCACCAGCACGGCATCGTGCACCGCGACATCAAGCCCGCGAACGTGATCATCACCAACACCGGCGCGGTCAAGGTGATGGACTTCGGCATCGCCCGTGCGCTGCACGGCGCCCAGTCGACGATGACCCAGACCGGCATGGTCATGGGCACGCCTCAGTACCTCTCCCCGGAGCAGGCGCTCGGCAAGGCCGTCGACCACCGCTCCGACCTGTACGCGACCGGCTGTCTGCTCTACGAACTTCTCGCCCTGCGGCCCCCGTTCACCGGTGAGACGCCGCTCTCCGTGGTCTACCAGCACGTCCAGGACATCCCGGTGCCGCCATCCGAGACCTCGGACGCGGCGCCGCCGGAGCTGGACGGCCTGGTGATGCGTTCGCTCGCCAAGGACCCGGACGACCGGTTCCAGACGGCCGAGGAGATGCGCGGCCTGGTCCAGTACGGGCTGCAGATGCTGCACGAGCAGGGCAGCCACACCGGGACCTGGAACACCGGCCCCGTCGACGTGGCGGGCATGCACGAGGGCGGCAACACCCCGGCGATGGGCGTCGCGGGCACCGCCGCGATGCAGCACCCGGGCGACTCCGGCACCGCGCAGATCCCGGGCGCCATGCTGCGTCCTCCGGGTGGCGACGACGGCGGCTTCGACGGCAGCCACCGGGACGGCAACGGCCGGGGCGGCCGCGGCAAGGTGTGGATCCTCGCCGTGCTGGCGGTCATCGCGATCGCGGTGGGTGTCGCGTACGCCCTGACGGCGGGCGACGGCAAGACGAAGGACAAGGACACCCCGACGAAGGCGCCGACGAAGCAGTCGGAGACGAAGAAGCCGAGCAAGAGTCCCGAAGAGGACACCTCCGAGGACGAGACGCTGCCCGGCGACGGCTCCGGCGGTCAGGGCAGCTACACGCCGGAGCAGCCGAACACCACCGGCCCGACGACGCCCACGACGCCGACCCAGAGCGAGCCGACGGACGACCCGACGGAGCCGACGGACGAGCCGACCGAGCCGACGGACGACCCGACCACGCCGACCGACGACCCCACCCCCACCGATGGCGGTGACGAGTCGCCGGTGACCGGCGGCCCGGAGGGCGGGGCCAACACCGGCGCCGAAGGCTGA
- a CDS encoding pyridoxamine 5'-phosphate oxidase family protein — protein sequence MPSDDQEQDERLAFELLGRTAYGRVATSMRALPFLAAARHITVDGRILLRMHKGYGYHEACIGSVVAYGADNLSAETARTGQWTVQFVGLCEAIEPTTAELELFGSGPHYVDGELYDPVYMRIEPQVATVHTLHGGRQRQLQRTI from the coding sequence ATGCCCTCCGACGATCAGGAACAGGACGAACGCCTCGCCTTCGAACTGCTCGGCCGCACCGCCTACGGCCGGGTCGCGACCAGCATGCGCGCGCTGCCCTTCCTCGCCGCGGCCCGCCACATAACCGTGGACGGCCGCATCCTGCTGCGCATGCACAAGGGGTACGGCTACCACGAGGCCTGCATCGGCAGTGTCGTCGCCTACGGGGCGGACAACCTCAGCGCCGAGACCGCGCGCACGGGGCAGTGGACCGTGCAGTTCGTCGGCCTGTGCGAGGCCATCGAGCCGACCACCGCCGAACTGGAGCTCTTCGGCTCGGGCCCGCACTACGTGGACGGCGAGCTCTACGACCCGGTCTACATGCGCATCGAGCCGCAGGTGGCCACCGTGCACACCCTCCACGGCGGGCGGCAGCGGCAGCTTCAGCGCACCATCTGA
- a CDS encoding response regulator transcription factor: MREDGKITVFLLDDHEVVRRGVHELLSVESDIEVVGEAGTAADALVRIPATRPDVAVLDVRLPDGSGVEVCREIRSRNEDIKCLMLTSFADDEALFDAIMAGASGYVLKAIRGNELLSAVRDVAAGKSLLDPVATARVLERLRDGNTPKGDERLANLTDQERKILDLIGEGLTNRVIGERLHLAEKTIKNYVSSLLSKLGMERRSQAAAYVARMQAEQQH, encoded by the coding sequence GTGCGCGAAGACGGAAAAATTACGGTATTTCTCCTCGACGACCATGAAGTGGTGCGGCGAGGAGTCCATGAGCTGCTCTCCGTGGAATCCGACATCGAGGTCGTCGGAGAGGCGGGAACGGCGGCGGACGCCCTGGTCAGGATCCCCGCGACCCGGCCGGACGTGGCCGTTCTCGACGTGCGGCTCCCGGACGGCAGCGGGGTGGAGGTGTGCCGCGAGATCCGTTCACGGAACGAGGACATCAAATGCCTGATGCTGACCTCGTTCGCGGACGACGAGGCGCTCTTCGACGCGATCATGGCGGGCGCTTCCGGCTATGTCCTGAAAGCCATTCGCGGCAATGAACTGCTCTCCGCCGTACGCGACGTGGCAGCGGGAAAGTCCCTGCTCGACCCCGTCGCCACGGCCCGTGTACTGGAGCGGCTGCGCGACGGGAACACCCCCAAGGGCGACGAGCGGCTGGCGAACCTCACGGACCAGGAGCGCAAGATCCTCGACCTGATCGGTGAGGGCCTGACCAATCGGGTGATCGGCGAACGGCTGCATCTCGCCGAGAAGACGATCAAGAACTACGTCTCCAGCCTGCTCTCCAAGCTCGGCATGGAACGACGCTCCCAGGCGGCCGCGTACGTGGCCCGTATGCAGGCGGAACAGCAGCACTGA
- the pdhA gene encoding pyruvate dehydrogenase (acetyl-transferring) E1 component subunit alpha — protein MTVESTAARTPRRSSTSGGKRAGAKKAAPKKSTEPQLVQLLTPEGKRVKHAENSVYDAYVADITADELRALYRDMVLTRRFDAEATSLQRQGELGLWASLLGQEAAQIGSGRATRDDDYVFPTYREHGVAWCRGVDPTNLLGMFRGVNNGGWDPNTNNFHLYTIVIGSQTLHATGYAMGVAKDGADSAVVAYFGDGASSQGDVAEAFTFSAVYNAPVVFFCQNNQWAISEPTEKQTRVPLYQRAQGYGFPGVRVDGNDVLAVLAVTKWALERARTGEGPALIEAFTYRMGAHTTSDDPTKYRNDDEREAWEAKDPILRLRTYLETEGHADEGFFAELEAESEALGKRVREVVRAMPDPDLMAIFENAYADGHALVDEERAQFAAYQASFADEGGK, from the coding sequence GTGACCGTGGAGAGCACCGCCGCGCGCACACCGCGCCGCAGCAGTACCAGCGGCGGCAAGCGCGCCGGCGCCAAGAAGGCCGCGCCGAAGAAGAGCACGGAACCCCAGCTTGTCCAGCTGCTGACGCCTGAGGGCAAGCGGGTCAAGCACGCGGAGAACTCCGTGTACGACGCGTACGTCGCGGACATCACCGCCGACGAGCTGCGCGCCCTGTACCGCGACATGGTCCTCACCCGCCGCTTCGACGCCGAGGCCACCTCCCTGCAGCGCCAGGGCGAGCTGGGCCTGTGGGCGTCGCTGCTCGGCCAGGAAGCCGCCCAGATCGGCTCGGGCCGCGCCACCCGCGACGACGACTACGTCTTCCCGACCTACCGCGAGCACGGCGTGGCCTGGTGCCGCGGGGTCGACCCGACCAACCTGCTCGGCATGTTCCGCGGCGTGAACAACGGCGGCTGGGACCCGAACACCAACAACTTCCACCTGTACACGATCGTCATCGGCTCGCAGACCCTGCACGCCACCGGTTACGCCATGGGTGTGGCCAAGGACGGCGCGGACTCGGCCGTGGTCGCGTACTTCGGTGACGGCGCCTCCAGCCAGGGCGACGTCGCCGAGGCGTTCACCTTCTCCGCGGTCTACAACGCGCCCGTCGTGTTCTTCTGCCAGAACAACCAGTGGGCCATCTCCGAGCCCACCGAGAAGCAGACCCGGGTGCCGCTCTACCAGCGCGCGCAGGGCTACGGCTTCCCGGGTGTGCGGGTCGACGGCAACGACGTCCTCGCCGTGCTCGCCGTCACCAAGTGGGCCCTGGAGCGGGCGCGTACGGGCGAGGGCCCGGCGCTCATCGAGGCGTTCACCTACCGCATGGGCGCGCACACCACGTCCGACGACCCGACCAAGTACCGCAACGACGACGAGCGCGAGGCCTGGGAGGCCAAGGACCCGATCCTGCGCCTGCGGACCTACCTCGAGACCGAAGGTCACGCGGATGAGGGATTTTTCGCGGAACTCGAGGCGGAGAGCGAAGCGTTGGGAAAGCGAGTGCGAGAGGTGGTGCGGGCGATGCCGGATCCGGATCTGATGGCGATCTTCGAGAACGCGTATGCGGACGGGCATGCGCTGGTCGACGAGGAGCGCGCGCAGTTCGCCGCGTACCAGGCGTCCTTCGCGGACGAAGGCGGTAAGTGA
- a CDS encoding alpha-ketoacid dehydrogenase subunit beta, translated as MGVQKLPLAKAINESLRTALDTDPKVLIMGEDVGKLGGVFRVTDGLQKDFGEDRVIDTPLAESGIVGTAIGLALRGYRPAVEIQFDGFVFPAYDQIVTQLAKMHARALGKIKMPVVIRIPYGGGIGAVEHHSESPEALFAHVAGLKVVSPSNSSDAYWMMQQAIQSDDPVIFFEPKRRYWDKSEVDTEAIPAPLHKARVAREGTDLTLAAYGPMVKVCLEAAAAAAEEGKSLEVVDLRSMSPMDFDTVQTSVEKTRRLVVVHEAPVFLGTGAEIAARITERCFYHLEAPVLRVGGFHAPYPPARLEEEYLPGLDRVLDAVDRSLAY; from the coding sequence ATGGGCGTACAGAAGCTTCCCCTTGCCAAAGCGATCAACGAATCGCTGCGTACGGCGCTCGACACCGACCCCAAGGTCCTCATCATGGGCGAGGACGTCGGCAAGCTCGGCGGCGTCTTCCGGGTGACGGACGGGCTGCAGAAGGACTTCGGCGAGGACCGGGTCATCGACACCCCGCTCGCCGAGTCCGGCATCGTCGGCACGGCCATCGGCCTGGCCCTTCGGGGTTACCGCCCGGCGGTGGAGATCCAGTTCGACGGCTTCGTCTTCCCGGCGTACGACCAGATCGTCACGCAGCTCGCGAAGATGCACGCCCGCGCGCTCGGCAAGATCAAGATGCCGGTCGTCATCCGCATTCCGTACGGCGGTGGCATCGGCGCCGTCGAGCACCACAGCGAGTCGCCCGAGGCGCTGTTCGCGCACGTGGCGGGGCTCAAGGTCGTCTCGCCCTCGAACTCGTCGGACGCCTACTGGATGATGCAGCAGGCCATCCAGAGCGACGACCCGGTGATCTTCTTCGAGCCGAAGCGGCGTTACTGGGACAAGAGCGAGGTCGACACCGAGGCCATCCCGGCGCCGCTGCACAAGGCCCGGGTCGCCCGCGAGGGCACCGACCTCACCCTCGCCGCGTACGGCCCCATGGTGAAGGTCTGTCTGGAGGCCGCCGCGGCCGCCGCCGAAGAGGGCAAGTCCCTTGAGGTCGTGGACCTGCGCTCCATGTCGCCGATGGACTTCGACACCGTGCAGACGTCCGTCGAGAAGACGCGGCGGCTCGTCGTGGTCCATGAGGCCCCGGTCTTCTTGGGGACGGGCGCGGAGATCGCGGCACGCATCACCGAGCGCTGCTTCTACCACCTCGAAGCTCCCGTGCTGCGGGTCGGCGGCTTCCACGCGCCGTATCCGCCGGCGCGGTTGGAAGAGGAGTACCTGCCGGGCCTCGACCGGGTGCTCGACGCTGTCGACCGCTCGCTGGCGTACTGA
- a CDS encoding dihydrolipoamide acetyltransferase family protein — protein sequence MTTMTDAALAEFKMPDVGEGLTEAEILKWFVAPGDTVTDGQVVCEVETAKAAVELPIPFNGVVHELRFPEGTTVDVGQVIIAVDVSGTSAASAPAAPAEAAAPAEAAAPEQPAAPVEKPAAAEPEQEAAPQGRQPVLVGYGVAESSTKRRARKAASEQADAAGTYYAAAVQAELNGSGTAAASATAPAPAPAAPAGDRPLAKPPVRKLAKDLGVDLAAIVPSGAGGIITREDVHAAAAPAAAATAAPQPAAAEAPAPGTATATGAPAPAAGAGARETRIPVKGVRKAIAQAMVGSAFTAPHVTEFVTVDVTRTMKLVEELKQDKAFAGLRVNPLLLISKALLVAIRRNPDVNAAWDEANQEIVQKHYVNLGIAAATPRGLVVPNIKDAHAQTLPELAASLGELVSTAREGKTSPGAMQGGTVTITNVGVFGVDTGTPILNPGESAILAVGSIKLQPWVHKGKVKPRQVTTLALSFDHRLVDGELGSKVLADVAAILEQPKRLMTWA from the coding sequence GTGACGACGATGACAGACGCTGCGCTGGCCGAGTTCAAGATGCCCGACGTGGGCGAGGGGCTCACCGAGGCGGAGATCCTCAAGTGGTTCGTGGCGCCCGGCGACACGGTCACCGACGGGCAGGTGGTGTGCGAGGTCGAGACGGCCAAGGCCGCCGTCGAGCTGCCCATCCCGTTCAACGGCGTGGTGCACGAACTGCGCTTCCCCGAGGGCACGACGGTCGATGTCGGCCAGGTGATCATCGCGGTGGACGTGTCCGGCACAAGCGCCGCAAGCGCGCCCGCCGCACCTGCGGAGGCCGCCGCGCCCGCGGAGGCCGCCGCTCCGGAGCAGCCCGCCGCCCCGGTGGAGAAGCCCGCCGCCGCCGAGCCCGAGCAGGAGGCCGCTCCCCAGGGCCGCCAGCCCGTGCTCGTCGGCTACGGGGTCGCCGAGTCCTCGACGAAGCGCCGCGCACGCAAGGCGGCTTCGGAGCAGGCCGACGCCGCCGGGACGTACTACGCGGCGGCGGTCCAGGCCGAACTGAACGGCTCCGGCACGGCTGCCGCCTCCGCCACGGCCCCCGCGCCCGCACCCGCTGCCCCCGCGGGTGACCGCCCGCTGGCCAAGCCGCCGGTGCGAAAGCTCGCCAAGGACCTGGGAGTTGACCTCGCGGCCATCGTCCCGTCCGGGGCCGGCGGGATCATCACGCGCGAGGACGTGCACGCGGCGGCGGCTCCGGCGGCCGCGGCCACCGCCGCCCCGCAGCCGGCAGCCGCCGAAGCCCCCGCTCCCGGGACCGCCACAGCCACCGGCGCCCCCGCCCCCGCGGCGGGCGCCGGCGCCCGTGAGACCCGTATCCCCGTCAAGGGCGTCCGCAAGGCGATCGCCCAGGCGATGGTCGGCTCGGCCTTCACGGCGCCGCACGTCACGGAGTTCGTGACGGTGGACGTGACGCGGACGATGAAGCTCGTGGAGGAGCTGAAGCAGGACAAGGCTTTCGCCGGCCTGCGCGTCAATCCGCTGCTGCTCATCTCCAAGGCGCTGCTCGTGGCGATCCGGCGCAATCCGGACGTCAACGCGGCCTGGGACGAGGCGAATCAGGAGATCGTCCAGAAGCACTACGTGAATCTGGGCATCGCCGCCGCGACACCGCGCGGCCTGGTCGTCCCGAACATCAAGGACGCCCACGCCCAGACGCTGCCGGAACTGGCCGCGTCCCTGGGCGAGTTGGTGTCCACCGCGCGCGAGGGCAAGACGTCGCCGGGCGCGATGCAGGGCGGCACGGTCACCATCACGAACGTCGGCGTCTTCGGCGTCGACACCGGTACGCCGATCCTGAACCCCGGCGAGTCCGCGATCCTCGCGGTCGGCTCGATCAAGCTCCAGCCCTGGGTCCACAAGGGCAAGGTCAAGCCGCGCCAGGTGACGACGCTCGCGCTCTCCTTCGACCACCGCCTGGTCGACGGCGAGCTCGGCTCCAAGGTGCTCGCCGACGTGGCGGCGATCCTGGAGCAGCCCAAGCGGCTCATGACCTGGGCGTAG
- a CDS encoding D-alanyl-D-alanine carboxypeptidase encodes MKTPIKGIRRASVVIVTAGAVVAGGALTTPAQAAALPKPSIAAKGGFVMNNGTGKTLFTKSADTRRSTGSTTKIMTAKVVLSQSNLNLNSKVKIEKAYSDYIVRNTASSARLIVGDKVTVRQLLYGLMLPSGCDAAYALADKFGKGSTRSARVKSFIGKMNAQARSLGLTNTHFDSFDGIGGAGNYSTPRDLTKLASSAMKSSTFRTVVKTKSTKQKVTTKSGGYRYMSWSNTNNLLGSYSGAIGVKTGSGPQAKYCLVFAATRNGKTVIGTVLTSTSSTNRTKDAKKLMDYGFKK; translated from the coding sequence TTGAAAACCCCCATTAAGGGCATTCGCCGCGCGTCGGTCGTTATCGTCACCGCGGGCGCCGTCGTCGCGGGCGGAGCCCTCACGACCCCGGCCCAGGCGGCCGCGCTGCCGAAGCCGTCCATCGCCGCCAAGGGCGGCTTCGTGATGAACAACGGCACGGGCAAGACGCTCTTCACCAAGTCCGCGGACACCCGCCGTTCGACGGGCTCGACCACCAAGATCATGACGGCGAAAGTGGTGCTGTCGCAGTCGAACCTGAACCTCAACTCCAAGGTCAAGATCGAAAAGGCCTACAGCGACTACATCGTCAGGAACACCGCCTCGTCCGCCCGGCTGATCGTCGGCGACAAGGTCACCGTCCGCCAGCTCCTGTACGGCCTGATGCTGCCGTCCGGCTGCGACGCGGCGTACGCGCTCGCGGACAAGTTCGGCAAGGGCTCCACCCGCTCCGCCCGCGTGAAGTCGTTCATCGGCAAGATGAACGCCCAGGCCAGGAGCCTCGGCCTGACGAACACCCACTTCGACTCGTTCGACGGCATCGGCGGCGCGGGCAACTACTCGACGCCCCGCGACCTGACGAAGCTCGCCAGCAGCGCGATGAAGAGCTCCACGTTCCGTACGGTCGTGAAGACGAAGTCGACGAAGCAGAAGGTCACCACGAAGAGCGGCGGCTACCGCTACATGTCGTGGTCGAACACGAACAACCTCCTCGGCAGCTACAGCGGCGCGATCGGCGTGAAGACCGGCTCGGGACCGCAGGCCAAGTACTGCCTGGTCTTCGCCGCGACCCGGAACGGCAAGACGGTCATCGGTACGGTCCTCACCTCGACCTCGTCGACCAACCGCACGAAGGACGCGAAGAAGCTGATGGACTACGGCTTCAAGAAGTAA